Genomic window (Luteibacter yeojuensis):
AAGACGGCGCAGCAGAAGGCCGCCGAGAAGCAGGTCCAGGAACTGCAGGAGGTGACCGTCACCGGTTATCGCGGCAGTCTCGAGAAGGCCATCGACATCAAGCGCAACGCCAATGCCGTTGTCGACGCGATCAGCGCCACCGACATTGGCAAGTTTCCCGACACCAACGCCGCGGAGTCGCTGTCCCACCTGCCGGGCATCACCGTGGATCGCCAGTTCGGCGAGGGCGAGAAGATCAGCGTCAACGGCACCGACGCCGCGCTCAACCGCGTGCTGCTCAACGGCCAGACCATCGCCTCGGGCGACTGGGGCGGCAATCCCACCGATACCAGCGGCCGCACCTTCAACTACTCGCTGCTCTCTCCCGAGATCATCGGCCGCATGGAGGTCTACAAGTCGCCCGAGGCCCGCATCGACGAGGGCAGCATCGGCGGCACCGTCATCATCCACACGCGCAAGCCGCTGGACCTCCCGGCGAACACGCTGCGCGGCTCGCTCGGCTACAACTACAACGACCGCTCGAAGGAAGGAAATCCGCGTGGCTCCGCGCTGTGGAGCTGGAAGAACGCGGACAGCACGTTCGGCTTCCTGACCAGCGTCACCCACGACAAGGAAGACCTGTCCCGCGCCGGCATCGAATTCTTCGGATATACCACTGGCGCGAACATCACGGGCCATCCCAACGTCACGGGCGATCCGAACTACGCCAACGCAAAGATCCCGGTCGGCATCAACAGTGCGTACTTCCAGCAAGAGCGCGAGCGCAACGGCATCCAGTCGGCGTTGCAATGGCGCCCGGACGAGAAGAACGAGTTCAACCTGACCGGCCTGTACGTCAAGGGCAAATACAACAATTTCAGCGAGTCGCGCTATGTCTGTCCGGGCTGCGGCGACCTCAACAAGCTGACCGACATCAACGTCAACAACGGCTACATCACCTCGGGCACGGTGTCGTCCACCACTGGCAACGGGCAGCCCTATGCCGAACTGGACGCGAATTACCGGAAGACCGAGGTTTCCACCAAGAGCATCAACCTCCGCCACGACTTCAACGGCGATGCGTGGGTGTTCACGAGCCAGGTGGGCTATACCAGCGCCAGCGGCGGCAAGGACCCCGAATACCTCATGAAGTACCTGCTGAAGAACGGCGGGTACGACTTCGGTTACGACGGCCGCAACACCAGCGTGAACTACCAGAACGGCTCGGCCGCCAACTGGGGGCTGCCGGGTTCGCCGGCGGGTTCGCCCCCGGGCGACACGTCGCTGCCGGGCCAGAACCAGGCGGGCGGCATCTATTACGAAACCACGAAGGATCGCGAGCGCTACGCGCAGTTCGATGCGTCCCGCGACGTGGAGTGGGGCCCCATCAAGCAGGTGCAGATGGGCGTGAAGTACACCAACCACTTCAACGGCACGAATTCGCGCGGCAACCGAATCAACACCACCGATCCGGTGTCGCTGCTGGACTTCGATCCGGGCAGCACGCCGGGTGGCCTGTTCGACGGCCTGCACGCCGGCGGCGACCTCACCGATTGGCCGACGGCAAGCAAGGGTGCCGTGGTTTCCTACCTGAACGCGCAGCCGCAGGGCCCGTACACGCTGAATTACCCGTCGATGTTCGGCGTGGCGGAGGTCACGAAGGACGCCTATCTCCAGGTGAACTACGAGTCCGGCAAGTGGCGCGGGAACGTGGGCGTGCGCTACGTGGACACGAAGGACACGTCGACCTATTACGTGAGCAGCGACAACATCCCCGGCACCTATAACCGGACGACGACCACCACGCACTATTACAAGCCGCTGCCGACCTTCAACTTGGCCTACGATCTCGACGAGGACAAGGTGCTGCGCATGTCCGTCGCCAAGGTGATCGCGCGGCCGCGCTACGGCGACCTGGCCGGCGCCACCTCCCTCAGTGGCGCGAGCACGGGCAACTTCACGGCCAGCGCGGGCAACCCGGACCTGAAGCCTTACCAGTCCACCAACTTCGACGTCTCGGCGGAATGGTACTTCGCGCCGGCAAGCCTCTTGTCGCTCGAAGGTTTCGTCCGCAAGATCGACAGCTACATCGTCACCACCACGTCCGAGCGCTCGATCACCGATCCGACCACCGGCCAGACCAACCTCTACTCGGTCACTTCGCCGGTGAACGCGTCGAACGCCAAGGTCTCCGGTCTTTCGCTGATCTACCAGCAGGATCTCGGCCTGGGCTTCGGCATCCAGACGAATTACACCTACAGCAAGGCGACCACGCAGACCAATGCGGCCGGCGACAAGCTCAACCTGCCGTACCTGTCGAAGAACACCATCAACATCATCCCGTACTACGAGCATGGCCCATGGTCGGCACGCATCAACTACAGCCGCCGCTCGCCGTACTTCACCCAGGTGGGGCGCCTGAACTCGAACGTGTTCGCCGACGCATACAAGGAACTGGACCTCAGCGCCTCGTACCAGATCACGCCGTGGGCCGGCATCACCCTCAGCGCCACCAACCTGCTGGATTCGACGTACTACCAGTACGCCGACATCAAGTACGCTCCGATCGGCGAGTACAAGAGTGGCCGGACGTACTCGGTCACGATGAACTTCAAGCTTTAAGCGCGTTCCGGCGGCGGCCGCCTCCCTGACGGTCCCGCCGGTCTTTTGCCTGGACGAGGAATGTTACCGATGCTTCGACGACTGGCCTGTTTCGCGACGGCGGCACTGCTGGGCGGCGTCGTCCACGCCGGCCAGCCGACGGCACCTACCGCGGACAGCTTGTCGCCGGAGGCGCAGGATATGGCCTGGCAGAAGGCTGCAGCCAAGTTCGCGCCGGAGAGGAAGGCGATTCTCGACCACGTCCGTAAAGAGGCGGCCGACGGCCCCTTTCGCCCTGACTGGGCATCGTTGAAGGGATACCGTTCGCCGGCCTGGTACGACGAGGCGAAATTCGGCATCTTCATCCACTGGGGCGTTTATTCGGTGCCGGCCTTCGGCAGCGAGTGGTACTCGCGCAACATGTACCGGCAGGGCACGAAGGAGTTCGCCCATCACGTCGCGACCTACGGGCCGCAGTCCCGCTTCGGGTACAAGGACTTCGTGCCGATGTTCAAGGCCGAGCGCTTCGATGCCGACGCCTGGGCGGCACTGTTCCGCGAAGCGGGCGCCCGCTACGTGGTGCCGGTGGCCGAGCATCACGATGGCTTCGCCATGTACGACTCGAAGCTCTCGGACTGGACGGCGGTGAAGAAGGGGCCGAAGCGCGACGTCATCGGCCTGCTGGCGAAGGCGGTGCGGGGGCAGGGCATGCATTTCGGCGTGTCGTCGCATCGCGCCGAGCACGATTGGTTCTTCGACGGCGGACGGCACTTCGATTCGGACGTGAACGACCCGGCCAATGCGGAACTCTACGGACCGGCGGTCGATCACCTCAGCGTGCACGACGAGAACCTGGCCGACGACTGGACGTACGTTTCGCAGGCATGGCTGGACGACTGGCTGGCGCGCACGACCGAGCTGGTCGACGACTACCACCCCGACCTCATCTACTTCGACTGGTGGATCGGGCATCCCACGTTCCGCAACACCTTGCCGACCCTGCTGTCGTACTACTACAACGACGGCGCGAAGCGCGACGGCGTGGTGGTCAACTACAAGCTGGGCGACCTGCCCGAGGGCGCGGGCACGCTGGACATCGAGCGCGGCCAGCTCACCGGCATCCACGCCACCCACTGGCAGACCGATACCTCGATCAGCAACGACTCCTGGGGCTACGTCGAGCACGACACCTACAAGTCGCCCACGTTCATCATCCACTTGCTGGCGGACGTGGTCAGCAAGAACGGCAACCTGATGCTCAACATCGGGCCGAGGGCGGACGGCACGATCCCGCAGGGTGCCCAGGACACCTTGCGCAGCATCGGCCGCTGGCTGAAGACCAACGGCGAGGCGATCTACGGGAGCAAGCCGTGGCGCGTGTATGGCGAAGGTCCCACCGAAGTGGTGGGCGGCACGTTCCAGGACACCAAGACCAAGCCATATACCGCCAGGGATTTCCGTTTTACCACCGGTAACGGCAAGCTGTATGCGATCGAGCTGGGCTGGCCCGCGAAGGGTGCCGCCACCGTGCGCTCGATCAAGCCATCCGACAAGGTGAAACGCGTGGAACTGCTCGCCGACGGGAGCAACGTGCCGTTCACCCAGGACGCCGGCGGTCTGCACCTGCGCCTTTCCCCCCAACCCGTCGGCAGCGATGCGTACGTGTTTCGCATCACGCTCGCCGGCCCGATCGAGACTACCCCATGAAGCGTTGGTTGTTCGTGCTCGTCGCCTGCATCCTCTGGGTGCCGGCGGTCTTCGCCAAGGCGCCCGTCGCGCTGTTCTACATGATGAACACGCAGAAATCGATCGCCTCGCTCGAAGCCCATGTCGACAAGATCGACCTGCTCGTGCCCACCTGGTACGGCGTGGACGAACACGGCCTGGTGTCGGGCGGCCCGAACGACTATGTGCTGGACCTGGCGAAGAAGCACCGTCTTCCCGTGATGCCGATCATCTCGGCGGGAGGCGACCGGGCGAAGTTCCATGCGCTGCTCGGCGACGAGACGGCGAAGAAGCACATGATCGACTCGATGATCGACGAGGCGAAGGAGCACGGCTATACCGGGTTCCAGTTCGATTTCGAGAACATCGCCTGGACCGATCGCGACGCGCTCACGCTGTTGACGAAACAGACTTACGAGGCCCTGCACAAGCACGGTTTGCAGCTGACCATGGCCGTGGTACCGAACGCCCCCGGGCATGCCGGACAGGGCGCCTTCGGCAAGTGGATGTGGGAATACTGGCGCGGCGCGTACGACCTGAAGGCACTGGCCAAGGTGCTCGACCTGGTCTGCCTCATGACCTACGACCAGCATACGCGCTGGACCACGCCGGGCCCGGTCGCGGGTATGCCCTGGGTGATGGACCACCTGAAGTACGCGCTGAAGGCGGTGCCCAAGGAAAAGCTGTCGCTGGGCATCGGCCTGTACGGTTACCACTGGTTCGCGGGCAACCCTGTGGGGCCGGACGGCAAGGAGAATTCCAACATCTCGGCGGCGTACATCGACGCCGACGAGTCCTTCCCGCTGGCGAAGCAGTTCAACGTTACGATGCAGTGGGACCCGGTGGAGCACGAGTCATGGTTCTACTTTTACCGTGACCAGATGCGCGAGTGGGTGTTCCTTCCCGATGCGCATGCCTTCCGCGACCGCTACGACGTGACGAAACAGTACGGCCTGCAGGGATTCTGCGCCTGGGTGCTTGGCGCGGAAGATCCGAAGATCTGGGACGAGTTGCCGAACGCCGTGCGGTGAGGCGGGATTTTCCCGCCGCTATAGCGGCTCCTGCGGTGCATGCAGTTGTAGGAGCCGCTATAGCGGCGAGGGAACCCTGGCCTCAGTGCCCCACGTCGAACAGCTTGAACTCACGAATACGCGCCGTGCCCACCGACGACAGGATATTCAGGCGCACCTTGCGCGCCGTCACCGCCGGAAAGCGATCGATCTTCATGTGCCCGATCGCTTCCGCCCGGGCGACCGTTTTCCACGCGCGGCCATCCCACACCTGCACGGCATAGCCGCGCACGTTCTGCCCGTCGTCCAGCCGCTCCATGCTCATCGCATGGTCGAACGTCACGTCCCGGCCGAGATCGATCTCCAGCATGGCGTTGGCCGAGCCGGCCGGCGCAGACCAGAAGGTGGACGGATCGTTGTCGAGCGCCGCGGCGACGTTCTCGTCCGCCGGCGCGTGCTTCGCGGCGAGGTTGGCCTCGTCGCCATAGCGCGCCTTCAACGCCTTGCCGAACTCCGCGAGGCGTTTCACGTCCGCTTCCGGCAGCAGTCCGTGCCGATCCGGCGCGATGCCGAGCATCAGCTGTCCGCCCTTGCCGACACTGCTCTCCCAGTTATCCATGATCTCGTCCACGCTCTTCAGCGAGGTGGCGAAGTCGGGCTTGGAGCTGTAGAACCAATGGAGCTTGTGCAGCGGGGTATCCACCTCCAGCGGACGCCAGCGCAGCTGGCCATGGCGGTCGATGACGTTCCAGTTCTCGCCCTGCACCACGCCCTTCTCATTGCCCACCCAGCGGATGTCGCCGTAGTCGAAGAGGGCGACGTCGGCGAACACCATGGTGTTGGGCTGGTAAGTGCGGAGCGTCTCGATGTACTTCGCGAAGTCGTAGACGTGGCCGGCGCTGCCGGCGCCGTCCAGCCACCATTCCGTGAGCGGCCCGTAGTTCTGCACGAGCTCCTCCATCATCGACAGGTAGTACTTGTCGTAGGCGGCGCTGTCCTTATAGCGCGGGTCGTGCCGGTCCCACGGCGAGAGGTACACGCCGAAGCCGAGCCCGTTCTTCCTGGCCGCCTCGGACGCCATCTTCACGAGGTCGCCCTTGCCGCCCATCCACGGGCTGGCCTTCACCGAGTAGTCGGTCTGCCCGGTCGGCCATAGCGCGAAACCGTCGTGGTGCTTCGCCACCAGCACCATGTAGCGCACGCCGGCCGCCTTCACCGCACGGGCCCACTGGTCCGGATCGACCTTGTCCGGATTGAAAACCGAAGGCGGGGCGGTGCCGTCGCCCCATTCGCGGTCGAGGAAGGTGTTGGTGCCGAAATGCACGATCACCCCGAATTCGAGGTCCTGCCACGCGACCTGTTGCGGCGATGGCTTCACGTCGGCGAACGACTCGGCCTGCGTGACGACGGGCAGTGTCGCCAGCAGGGCGGTGGCGATGGCGATCTTCAGGCGGCGGAAGGCAGGTTGCGGCATCGATGGAAGTCCTTGGGGGGAGGGGTGTTCAGGGCGTCGACGCGGGGTCCGACCAGAGGCGCCGGTCGACGCCCTGCATTGCCGGCGCATCGCGCGTCTCGAAGTCGAACACCACCACGGTGTTCTTGCCGCGGTGGAACCACGGCGCCGGTGCATAGAGGTCGTGCTGCGGCCCGATCGACCAGATCCGGCCGAGGTTCACGCCATTGAGCCAGGCGGCGCCCTTGCCAAAGGCGCGCGTGTCGAGGAAGGTGTCGGCCGGCGTGTCCACAGCGACGATACCGCGGTGGAACGCCGGGCCTTCGACAGTCGCCGTGGTCCAGCCGCGCAATGCGCCCGTCGAGGTCATCGGCAGCGGGAATACCTGCCAGCCGTGCAGGACCCGCTGGCCCAGCATCACGGGATCGACGATGCCGGCACGGCCGTCCGCCATGTGCGGACCGTAGTTCACGCGGCCGGTGTTTTCCACGAGCACATCCAACGTATGCCCGCCGGGGCCGAATTCCACCTCGGTGGACACCTGCTTGAGCCGACGGTCCACGGTACCGCTGGGTCGACGATCGAGGTACACGGCGGCGTAGTCGCGCACGTCGCCCAGGTAAAGCGTGCCGCGGAACGGACCGCGCACTCTCGTGCGATAGAGGATGTAACCGTAGGCCTGGCCATACGCCTCCATCGGCTGCGGCTTGTCGGACGCACGCGGCGAAGGCAGGTTGTCCCACAACGAGGCGGATTCGTTCAGCACGAACGCTGGCAAGGTACGTACGGCCGTAGACGCCGGCACGGGAGGCGGCGTCCGCCCCGTGGCCTTCGCGATCGCGTCGCGGAACAGCGTGTACTTGGCCGTGGGACGGCCGGCCTCGTCCAGCGCCGCGTCGTAGTCGTAGCTGGTGGTCTGCGGCGCGTAGTGGTCGGAAGGATTGCCCTGGTAGTTCGCACCGTTCATGAAGCCGAAGCTGGTGCCGCCATGAACGAGGTAGACGTTCACCGAGTAGCCTTGCTGGAGCATCCAGGCGATCTCGTCGGCCTCGCGTTTCGCGTCGGTCTTCGCGTGCTTGCCGCCCCATTGGTCGAACCAGCCGGCCCAGTACTCGCCGGCCATGCGCGGCGCACGGGGGCGGAAGCGTTCGAGCAGATCGAAGCTTTTCTTCGCCTCGCCTGGCGCGAAGTCGATCACGGCGGTCACGCCCGGCAAGCTGCCGTTGGCGAGAAGATCGGGGCCGTCGTAGGTCAGCAGCAGGTCGTCGGCCAGGCCGGCGTTCTGCAATTCCTCGCGAATGGCCTCGAGGTAGTCCCTGTCGTTGTCGTACGAACCGTATTCGTTCTCGAGTTCGGTCGCGACGATCGGGCCGCCGCGGCTCGCCATCAGCGGTGCGAGTTCCCTGCCGAGGCGTTGCAGGTAACGGTCCGCCGCCGCGAGGAAGCGCGGATCGCGCGAGCGCACGCGCATGCCGGGCACCGCGAATAGCCACGCCGGATAACCGCCCGCGTCCCATTCGCCGCAGATATACGGCCCGGGACGCAAGATCACATTCAACCCTTCGGCCTGCGCCGCTCTCACGAACGCCGCCACGTCGTTGTTCCCGCCGAAATCGAACTGCCCCGGCTTCGGTTCCAGGAGGTTCCAGAACACGTAGGTGGTGATCGTGTTCAGTCCCATCGCCCGGGCCTTGCGCAGGCGGTCCGTCCAGTACGCACGCGGCACGCGCTGGAAGTGCATGTCGCCGGAAACGATCTGGTAGGGCTTGCCATCGCGCATGAAATGCGCGCCGGAGACGCTGATCGGCGAATTGGCGGACGTCGCCGGCGCCGCGAGCGCGGCGGCGACAGCGAGGGCCAGCGAAGCGAGGGCGGCGTGTCTCATGCGGTTTCCAGGGGGCTTCCATACGGAACGTCGTCGTCTTGAGACGCTCATCGCGGCAGTGCCTGCCGGCCGTCGATCGCAAAGTCGACGCGCTGCCCGGGCGCATCGCCCGGCTGCCCACCGCCGATGAACAGGCTGTAGTTGCCGGCAACCACGGCACGCTTACCGGAAGCGTCCACCGAGCTCAGCCGCCGCGGATCGAGGGGAAAGCTCACGGTGCGCGATTCGCCGGCGACGAGATGGACGCGTTGGATGCCGACGAGGTTGCGTACCGGTGCCAGCGTGTCCGTCGCCGGATAGCTCACATAGGCCTGCACGACTTCATCGCCCGCGCGGGGACCGCTGTTGCGAACCGTCACGCTCGCCGTCACCGTCTGTCCGGCATCCACCGTCTTGGCGGACACGCGTGCATCGGTGTAGGCGAAGCTTGTGTAACTCAGGCCGTGGCCGAAGGGATAGAGCGGCGTGCCCTTGAAATAACGATAGGTGCGTCCCTTCATCTGGTAGCTCGCGAACGGTGGCAGGTCGAGCACCGAGCGATAGAACGTGACCGGCAGGCGGCCTGCCGGGTTGTAATCGCCGGCGAGTATCTGGGCGATGGCGGTGCCGCCGTCCTCGCCCGGGTACCACGCGGCGACGATGGCGGAGGCGTGGGCCTGCGCCCAGTTGAGCGCCACGGCGCTGCCGGACATCAGCACCACGACCAGCGGCTTTCCGCCGGCAGTAGCCCTTTCGAGCAGGGCCTGTTGCGCGGCGGGCAGGCCGATGTCGGTACGGTCGCCGCCGTCGAAGCCGGGCACGTCGACATGCAGCTCCTCGCCCTCCACATCGGGAGAGAGGCCGACGAACGCCACGGCGATGTCGGCCGCCGCGACGGTGCGTTCGGCCTCCGCGAGCTGCGCCTCTGCGGGTGGCAGCCACTGCAGGCGGACGCCCTGGTCCTCGCCGCTGTGCACGTAGTCCAGGCGCAGGTCGTGTGCGCGCGCATCGTCGAAGTGCAGCGTGGCCTGGACGTCCTTGTCGTCGCCCTTGTCGTCGATCACCGGTTTGCCGTCGACGAAGAGACGCACCGGATCGTGGCCCGCGCAGTCGAAACAGCGCTCCACGTGTACCGCGAGCGTGTAGTCGCCGGGGCCGGGTGGAACCAGCGTACCGGTCCAGCGTACGGCATAGCGGCCGTCGGGCAATCCGGCGGGGGTGACGTGGTCCCAGTCGAAGTCGACGGTACGATCGACACGGGTGGCGAGAGGCTTTCCGTCGAAGCGGGTGTTGGCGAAGTAGCTTCCGGCAAGGCCGGTGCCCGCATCGCTGCCGTGGTCGGTGCGCAAGGCCGTTTCGGGTATCGGCACGGGCACGCCGCCCGCCACCGGCGAGCCCTGCGCATAGCTCACGCGCTCGGTGCCGAAGCGCGCGCGCAGGCCCAGCAAGGGCGTGACGGGCGCGCGTGGCGTGGCATGGTAGTTGGCTTCCAGCGTCTCGACCGTGTCCGCGTTCGGCCCGATCACGGCGATGCGCGGCGTGCCGCGCAGCGGCAGCGTGCCGTGTTCGTTCTTGAGCAACACCATCGATTCGAGCGCGGCACGCAGCGATAGCGCCGAATGCGCTTTCGTGTCCACCGGCTTCGGCTTCACGGCCGGGGCGCCGATCTCGCCGAGCCGGTAGCGCGCGGCGAAAAGACGGACCAGCGAGGTGTCCAGCACCGACTCGGCGACATCGCCGCGACGCAACGCCTCGGCCAGGTCGGCATAGGCGAAACCGCAATCCAGGTCGGTGCCCGCGGCGATGGCCGCGGCCGACGAACCCGCGTTGTCCGGGCGGTAATAGTGGAACTTCGTCATGTCGTCGATCGCATCGCAATCGGATACGACATAGCCCCGGAACCCCCAGTCCTTGCGCAGGATCCCGCCGAGCAACGCGGCGTCGGCACAGACCGGCGTACCGTGAAGCGCGTTATAGGCGCACATGACGGAACCCGCATGGCCTTCGGTCACGGCCGCACGGAAAGCGGGCAGGAACGTGGCCTCGAGGTCGTGCGGCGATACGTCGATGTCGAAGCCATGGCGTCCGGCCTCCGGGCCGCTGTGCACGGCGAAGTGCTTGGGCGTGGCGATGGCGCGCGGATGGGCGGGGTCCGGTCCCTGGATACCCTCGACGAAACCGACGGCGAGGCGGCCGGTGAGGTAAGGGTCCTCGCCATAGGTTTCCTGGCCGCGGCCCCAGCGTGGATCGCGGAAGATGTTCACGTTGGGCGACCAGATGGTCAGGCCCTCATAGCGGCCGTGGTCGCGGCCCGCGCCGATGGCGTCGAAACGGGCTCGCGCTTCCCTCGATACCGCGTCGCCGACCCGCCGGAGCAGGTCTGGATCCCATGTGGCCGCGAGGCCGATGGCCTGCGGGAACACCGTGGCGTAACCCGCGCGCGCCGCACCGTGCAAGCCCTCGTTCCACCATTCGTAAGCGGGAATGCCCAGGCGCGGAAGCGCTGGCGCGGCACTCTGCAACTGGGCCACCTTCTCCGCCAGGCTCATGCGTGCGACGAGGTCCGCCGCCCTCCGTTCCGGCGTGGCGGGCGTCGCGGCCGTGGCGCTCCCCACAAGGGCGATGGCAAGGGGAAGAAGGAAGTACCGGTACGTCATCGTGTCTTCTTTGCGGCCGAATCGAGGAGCTGCACTTTGCCGAGACCGTAAAGCGGACCGTCGATCGGCGCGGTCACGCGAAGGCAGAGATCGTGCTCGCCGCCGGTGCGGGGCAGGGCGCCGTCGAGGGCGAATCGCTCGCCCAGCGCCTTGCCGGGCGGCAGCGCCAGGCTGGCGAGCAGCGGACCGGTGCAGGTGTCCTGGTGCACTTCCAGCTCGCCGTACGCCGTCTTCTTTGGATAGGACACCACTTTGGACTGGTCGTGGGCCAGGCCGTAATTGCGTGCGAGCCGCGCCATGTCGACTTGGATACCGGCGATGCCGTCCAGCGGCGCCTTCGGATAGAGCCAGCAGGAATGGAAGAGGTCCACGTCGTACACCGGCGTGTCCATCGCGCCAAGGTCGGGCAGCAACGGCATGCGCAGGCCAAGACCGCCGTCCGGGCACTTGGTGAATTCGCCGTTGGCGCGGGTGAGCAGGTTGGCGCGGTCGATCGTGCGGGAACGCACGGCGGCGAGCGGCGTGCCGTCCGGCGCGAAGGTCGTTGCCCGCACTGTCGCGGGCAGGGTTACCTTGAACGCGGCGGTATACGCGGTCGCATTCGCGCCGGGCGCACTGCCGTCGGTCGTGTAACGCAGCGTGCCGAAGTTCGTCTGGTTGTCGATCCTCACGGTGGCCGTGCCTGACTTGAGGATCGCCGACACCGCCTCGTCCACGTGAATGGCCGGCGCGAAGGCTGTGTCCGATGCGGCGATGCCCAAGGCCGCATAGCGCCGGAACTGCGCAGGCAGGCGCTGCAGGAAGCCGTTCCAGTTGCGCGCTTCCTTAGGCGACCACGCGATCTCGGACATGGCGTCCACGCGCGGAAAGAGCGCATGCTGCACGTGTGCGGGCGAGGGGATGAACTCGGCCCATAGCGTCGCTTCGGTACCGAGCACATGGCCGGCCTGTTCGGGCGTCAGCGAGGCGTCCACCGGCTCGAAACCATAGACACGCTCCAGCGCCAGCACGGACAGCCGCCCATTGGGCTCGTCCGCGCGATCGCTTTGCAGGTTGTCGAAGTACATCCAGCCGGCCGGGGCGAGCACGACGTCGTGATCCTTCTTCGCGGCGTCGATGGCGCCCTGGACGCCGCGCCAGGACATCACGGATGCCGTGCGGGGGAGACCGCCCTCGAGGATCTCATCCCAGCCGATGAGGCGCCGGCCATGCTTGCCGAGGTAATCGCCGAGGCGGTCGGTGAACCAACTCTGCAACGCGTTCTCGTCGGCGATGCCCAGCGATTTCATCTTCGCCTGCACTGCCGGCGAGTTCTTCCACTGGTCCTTCACCGCCTCGTCGCCGCCGAGGTGGATGTATGTGGACGGGAACAGGGCCATCACCTCGTCGAGCACGTTCTCGATGAAGGCGAAGCTCTTGTCGTCCACGTTGTAGAGGTAGGGATTGACGCCCCAGTCCACCGAGACCTTCGGGCGGTCGCCCGTCACGCCGACGATCTCGGGATAGGCGGCCACCGCGGCCTGGGCGTGGCCCGGCATGTCGAGTTCGGGCACCACCGTGATGTGCCGCATGGCGGCATAGGCCACGACCTCGCGGATCTGCGCCTGCGTATAGAAGCCGCCGTAGCGCTGCGGCTCGCCGTGCGTGTCCGCGCCGGGAGGGGTCCGCCAGCCGCCCACGCCGGTGAGCTTGGGATAGCGCTTGATCTCGATGCGCCAACCCTGGTCGTCGGTGAGGTGCCAATGGAAGACGTTGAGCTTGTGCTCGGCCATCGTGTCGAGTACGTGCTTCACCGTCGCCACGTCGCGGAAGTGTCGCGCCACGTCGAGCATCAGACCTCGCCATGCGAAGCGCGGCCAGTCGCGGATGGCGACGTCGTGGATGCGGGTGGCACCCCGTTTTCCGTCCGCGGTCGCCAGCTGCCATAGCGTGACCGCGCCGTAGAACAGGCCGGCGTCGTCGCGTGACGATACCTGCACGCCCTTGTCGTCGACATCCAGCGTGTAGCCCTCGGCCTTGTCGACCGCCGCGCCGGTGTCGGTGCGGAAAACGATCGCGTGGCCGGCCACCTTGGTCGACGGCATCACGGCGAGGCTCAGGCCACGGCTGCGACGGAGTTCCGACGCCAGATAGTCCGCCGCGGCCTTCGCGCCCTTGTC
Coding sequences:
- a CDS encoding beta-N-acetylhexosaminidase; this translates as MKRSLLVGLCLQGISFLAGTVAVHAESAVPLIPLPAEVRPMSGSLAIDAHTAIAYPPGDKGAKAAADYLASELRRSRGLSLAVMPSTKVAGHAIVFRTDTGAAVDKAEGYTLDVDDKGVQVSSRDDAGLFYGAVTLWQLATADGKRGATRIHDVAIRDWPRFAWRGLMLDVARHFRDVATVKHVLDTMAEHKLNVFHWHLTDDQGWRIEIKRYPKLTGVGGWRTPPGADTHGEPQRYGGFYTQAQIREVVAYAAMRHITVVPELDMPGHAQAAVAAYPEIVGVTGDRPKVSVDWGVNPYLYNVDDKSFAFIENVLDEVMALFPSTYIHLGGDEAVKDQWKNSPAVQAKMKSLGIADENALQSWFTDRLGDYLGKHGRRLIGWDEILEGGLPRTASVMSWRGVQGAIDAAKKDHDVVLAPAGWMYFDNLQSDRADEPNGRLSVLALERVYGFEPVDASLTPEQAGHVLGTEATLWAEFIPSPAHVQHALFPRVDAMSEIAWSPKEARNWNGFLQRLPAQFRRYAALGIAASDTAFAPAIHVDEAVSAILKSGTATVRIDNQTNFGTLRYTTDGSAPGANATAYTAAFKVTLPATVRATTFAPDGTPLAAVRSRTIDRANLLTRANGEFTKCPDGGLGLRMPLLPDLGAMDTPVYDVDLFHSCWLYPKAPLDGIAGIQVDMARLARNYGLAHDQSKVVSYPKKTAYGELEVHQDTCTGPLLASLALPPGKALGERFALDGALPRTGGEHDLCLRVTAPIDGPLYGLGKVQLLDSAAKKTR
- a CDS encoding glycoside hydrolase family 3 protein — encoded protein: MTYRYFLLPLAIALVGSATAATPATPERRAADLVARMSLAEKVAQLQSAAPALPRLGIPAYEWWNEGLHGAARAGYATVFPQAIGLAATWDPDLLRRVGDAVSREARARFDAIGAGRDHGRYEGLTIWSPNVNIFRDPRWGRGQETYGEDPYLTGRLAVGFVEGIQGPDPAHPRAIATPKHFAVHSGPEAGRHGFDIDVSPHDLEATFLPAFRAAVTEGHAGSVMCAYNALHGTPVCADAALLGGILRKDWGFRGYVVSDCDAIDDMTKFHYYRPDNAGSSAAAIAAGTDLDCGFAYADLAEALRRGDVAESVLDTSLVRLFAARYRLGEIGAPAVKPKPVDTKAHSALSLRAALESMVLLKNEHGTLPLRGTPRIAVIGPNADTVETLEANYHATPRAPVTPLLGLRARFGTERVSYAQGSPVAGGVPVPIPETALRTDHGSDAGTGLAGSYFANTRFDGKPLATRVDRTVDFDWDHVTPAGLPDGRYAVRWTGTLVPPGPGDYTLAVHVERCFDCAGHDPVRLFVDGKPVIDDKGDDKDVQATLHFDDARAHDLRLDYVHSGEDQGVRLQWLPPAEAQLAEAERTVAAADIAVAFVGLSPDVEGEELHVDVPGFDGGDRTDIGLPAAQQALLERATAGGKPLVVVLMSGSAVALNWAQAHASAIVAAWYPGEDGGTAIAQILAGDYNPAGRLPVTFYRSVLDLPPFASYQMKGRTYRYFKGTPLYPFGHGLSYTSFAYTDARVSAKTVDAGQTVTASVTVRNSGPRAGDEVVQAYVSYPATDTLAPVRNLVGIQRVHLVAGESRTVSFPLDPRRLSSVDASGKRAVVAGNYSLFIGGGQPGDAPGQRVDFAIDGRQALPR
- a CDS encoding glycoside hydrolase family 35 protein, producing MRHAALASLALAVAAALAAPATSANSPISVSGAHFMRDGKPYQIVSGDMHFQRVPRAYWTDRLRKARAMGLNTITTYVFWNLLEPKPGQFDFGGNNDVAAFVRAAQAEGLNVILRPGPYICGEWDAGGYPAWLFAVPGMRVRSRDPRFLAAADRYLQRLGRELAPLMASRGGPIVATELENEYGSYDNDRDYLEAIREELQNAGLADDLLLTYDGPDLLANGSLPGVTAVIDFAPGEAKKSFDLLERFRPRAPRMAGEYWAGWFDQWGGKHAKTDAKREADEIAWMLQQGYSVNVYLVHGGTSFGFMNGANYQGNPSDHYAPQTTSYDYDAALDEAGRPTAKYTLFRDAIAKATGRTPPPVPASTAVRTLPAFVLNESASLWDNLPSPRASDKPQPMEAYGQAYGYILYRTRVRGPFRGTLYLGDVRDYAAVYLDRRPSGTVDRRLKQVSTEVEFGPGGHTLDVLVENTGRVNYGPHMADGRAGIVDPVMLGQRVLHGWQVFPLPMTSTGALRGWTTATVEGPAFHRGIVAVDTPADTFLDTRAFGKGAAWLNGVNLGRIWSIGPQHDLYAPAPWFHRGKNTVVVFDFETRDAPAMQGVDRRLWSDPASTP